Within the Paenibacillus sp. AN1007 genome, the region TGAAAGAGCTGAAACGAACTGCCCGAACAGGTAAGCGAAGCCGCACAGGCCGCAAAGTGAAAAAACGGCACGCAGCTTCCTCCAAATCGTCAGTGCGCAGACGTCTCTCCCGAAGCAGGAAACGCAGCCGCACGGCACGCAAAGGTTCCACTGTACGATGAGAAACAGGAACTTCAATGCACGATAAGAGAAAGACTCCAACACACGTCCAAAGACGTGTTCCTGATACACAGCAAAAGATGGGGTCTAAGTACGTGACAGAAATGGTCCTGAATACACGAAATATAGGTCCTGAATACACGAAATAGAAGGCAGGGATGACGATGAAGATCATGACGGTGCTGGGTACGAGACCTGAGATTATTCGACTCAGCCTGATCATTTCCAAGCTGGACCAGTATGCGTCCAAACATATTCTGGTACACACGGGACAGAACTTCACAGAAAGTCTTAGCGGTCTTTTTTTCAAGGAAATGGGTCTGCGTGCCCCGGACTACGTTCTTCAAGATGAAGCCGCCTCATTGGGGAGGCAGCTGTCCGCCATGTTTACGCAGATGGAAGACTTGATCCTGCAGGAGAAACCAGACAAACTGCTTCTGCTCGGGGACACGAACAGTGCCTTGTGTGCTGTACTTGCTGAACGCATGGGGATTCCTGTCATTCATATGGAGGCTGGCAATCGCTGCTTCGATCTGGATGTGCCCGAGGAGAAAAACCGCCGCGTCATTGATTCCATCTCCACCATAAATATGCCTTATACCGAACAGAGCAAGAAGCATCTGGTCAGTGAAGGGGTGCCCAGCCGCCGTATTGTGCTTACAGGCAATCCGATCTACGAGGTAATGCAGCATTACAGCGGGCAGGTTAATGCCAGTAAAATTCTGAAAAAGCTCAAGCTGAAACCCGGACAGTATTTTCTGGTTACCGCACATCGGGCTGAAAATGTGGATCACCCTCCACATCTGCTGGAGATTATGAAAGGGTTGAATCAGGTCGCAGAGGAGCATGGACAGCGCGTCATATGCAGCATTCATCCGCGAACGGCGATTCGGATTGCCGAGCATCTGCAGCTGGAGATGCATCCGCTGGTGGAATTCCACGAGCCGTTTGGATTTTTCGACTTTGTCATGCTGGAGCGTCATGCACGTTGTGCGCTGACGGACAGCGGAACGGTTCAGGAAGAGTGCTGCATCATGGGTGTGCCTACCGTGACGATGCGTCGTACGACAGAGCGCCCGGAAACGGTGGACTGCGGCAGTAATGTGGTTTCCGGCCTGGACGCAGCACGAATTGCGGATTGTGTGAACGTAATGATAAAGCTGCCGAATGACTGGGATTGTCCGCAGGGTTACAAGGCGGAAGATGTGTCCAGTAAAGTGGTTAAATTTCTGCTTGGAGGGAAAATGCATGTTTGAAAATAAGCGTATACTCGTGACTGGCGGTACGGGATCATGGGGGTATGAGCTTGTCGCTCAACTGCTGCCCCGGCAGCCGAAAGAAATTATTGTGTACTCCCGCAACGAGTCCAGCCAGGTAGCTATGAGCCGTGACTTTGAAGATCCGCGCCTTCATTTCCGCATTGGTGATATTCGTGACAAAGACGCTCTGACGGCGGCCTGCCAGCATGTAGATTATGTTTTTCATCTGGCCGCACTCAAGCATGTACCGGTATGTGAAGACCAGCCGTATGAAGCGCTCAAAACAAACGTCATCGGTACACAGAATGTCATTGAAGCGGCGATTGAGAACAAGGTGAAAAAAGTAATCTATATATCGACTGACAAAGCGGCCAATCCGTCGAACTTCTACGGAATGACCAAAGCCATCGGTGAGAAATTGATTGTTTATGCCAACCTGCTGCACAGTGATACGAAGTTTGTCACGGTGCGAGGCGGCAATGTACTGGGCACTAACGGGAGTGTTG harbors:
- the wecB gene encoding UDP-N-acetylglucosamine 2-epimerase (non-hydrolyzing); protein product: MKIMTVLGTRPEIIRLSLIISKLDQYASKHILVHTGQNFTESLSGLFFKEMGLRAPDYVLQDEAASLGRQLSAMFTQMEDLILQEKPDKLLLLGDTNSALCAVLAERMGIPVIHMEAGNRCFDLDVPEEKNRRVIDSISTINMPYTEQSKKHLVSEGVPSRRIVLTGNPIYEVMQHYSGQVNASKILKKLKLKPGQYFLVTAHRAENVDHPPHLLEIMKGLNQVAEEHGQRVICSIHPRTAIRIAEHLQLEMHPLVEFHEPFGFFDFVMLERHARCALTDSGTVQEECCIMGVPTVTMRRTTERPETVDCGSNVVSGLDAARIADCVNVMIKLPNDWDCPQGYKAEDVSSKVVKFLLGGKMHV
- a CDS encoding polysaccharide biosynthesis protein, whose amino-acid sequence is MFENKRILVTGGTGSWGYELVAQLLPRQPKEIIVYSRNESSQVAMSRDFEDPRLHFRIGDIRDKDALTAACQHVDYVFHLAALKHVPVCEDQPYEALKTNVIGTQNVIEAAIENKVKKVIYISTDKAANPSNFYGMTKAIGEKLIVYANLLHSDTKFVTVRGGNVLGTNGSVVHLFKNQIRQKGQVSITDMGMTRFFLTLKDAITLLFKASVESVGGEIFVMTMPTCKIVDLAEVLIEDSGVENVAIVERGVRPGEKIHEILMSEFESMTTVVYDEQYLVILPTLGIPGLREHYTNCPPVPYSSFSSEHQLMTKEEIREILKRGGFLS